A genomic stretch from Anaerolinea thermophila UNI-1 includes:
- a CDS encoding glycoside hydrolase family 32 protein: MGTEFSERYRPQFHFTARKGWLNDPNGLVYYGGLYHLFFQHNPYGNEWGNMTWGHAISTDLIHWKQMERALLPDELGTMFSGSAVVDWNNTAGFQTGESPAIVLIYTAAGGTSPESEGKPFTQCLAYSNDGGKTFTKYKDNPVLPEMAPENRDPKVIWYEPDKKWIMALYLQENDFALLASPNLKEWSHLQTLTLPGCIECPDFFEIPLENQPEISRWVFMAANGNYLLGKFDGNHFEAETPLLISDFGKNYYATQTFSDLPDQRRIQIAWMRGGIYPDMPFNQQMSFPCELKLRETPEGLRLTRHPVQEIETLWEQSIEKEPIFLDQDEHVFPISPAELLDLEMQLESGNSQEITIIVNAIAIRWNVQEHCLEVLDCSAPLPAEIQTLDIRILIDRTSLEIFALEGTRNFSCCTLECQAQPFILFKTAGKGAVLSRLKFRKLSSIYGLQKE; encoded by the coding sequence ATGGGAACAGAATTTTCCGAGCGTTATCGCCCTCAATTTCACTTTACCGCCAGGAAAGGATGGCTGAATGACCCCAATGGATTGGTTTACTACGGAGGATTGTATCATCTCTTTTTTCAGCACAATCCATATGGGAACGAATGGGGAAACATGACCTGGGGGCATGCTATCAGTACAGACCTGATTCACTGGAAACAGATGGAACGTGCGCTTCTTCCCGATGAATTGGGAACCATGTTTTCAGGTTCGGCTGTGGTTGACTGGAATAATACAGCCGGATTCCAAACCGGTGAGTCCCCTGCCATTGTGTTGATTTACACCGCCGCCGGTGGAACTTCACCGGAATCGGAGGGGAAACCCTTCACCCAATGCCTGGCTTACAGCAACGATGGTGGGAAAACTTTTACCAAGTACAAGGACAATCCAGTTCTTCCAGAAATGGCTCCAGAAAACCGTGACCCCAAAGTGATCTGGTATGAACCGGATAAAAAATGGATTATGGCCTTATATCTCCAGGAAAACGATTTTGCTCTTCTTGCATCTCCCAACTTAAAAGAGTGGAGCCATTTACAAACTCTTACCTTACCGGGGTGCATCGAATGTCCGGATTTTTTTGAAATTCCCCTGGAAAATCAACCAGAAATTTCCCGTTGGGTATTTATGGCAGCAAATGGGAATTACCTGCTTGGAAAGTTTGACGGCAACCATTTTGAAGCCGAAACTCCTCTGCTCATAAGCGATTTTGGGAAGAACTATTACGCCACTCAAACCTTCAGCGACCTTCCGGATCAACGACGCATCCAAATTGCCTGGATGCGTGGAGGAATTTATCCGGACATGCCTTTCAATCAGCAAATGAGTTTTCCCTGCGAATTGAAGTTAAGAGAAACTCCTGAAGGATTGCGCCTCACCAGACATCCGGTTCAAGAGATAGAGACCCTTTGGGAACAATCCATCGAGAAAGAACCAATCTTCCTGGATCAAGATGAGCACGTTTTTCCCATTTCTCCTGCGGAATTACTCGATCTTGAAATGCAACTGGAGTCAGGGAATTCCCAAGAGATTACCATTATCGTTAATGCAATAGCCATACGCTGGAATGTCCAGGAGCATTGCCTAGAGGTACTGGATTGCTCTGCCCCACTGCCTGCTGAAATACAAACCCTGGATATAAGGATTCTGATAGATCGAACAAGCCTGGAAATTTTTGCTCTGGAAGGAACTCGTAACTTTTCCTGTTGTACTCTGGAGTGCCAGGCCCAACCTTTCATCTTGTTTAAGACAGCAGGTAAAGGCGCTGTCCTCTCAAGGTTAAAGTTTCGCAAATTAAGTTCTATATATGGCCTGCAAAAGGAGTGA
- a CDS encoding DsrE family protein, protein MKQDLVILFTHYGMGDGPQDLQQTLIRKFLTLWFESGQIPAKMIFYTDGVKLACQGSPVLDQLKAFEAQGTEIVLCQTCLDRYGLIDQVSVGIVGGMGDIIEALQKAPKVITI, encoded by the coding sequence ATGAAACAAGACCTGGTTATTTTATTCACTCACTACGGAATGGGAGATGGGCCCCAAGACCTTCAACAAACCCTGATAAGGAAATTCCTGACCCTGTGGTTTGAGTCCGGACAGATCCCTGCAAAGATGATTTTTTATACCGACGGTGTTAAGTTGGCTTGTCAGGGTTCTCCAGTACTGGACCAATTAAAAGCATTTGAAGCCCAAGGGACAGAAATTGTCCTTTGCCAGACCTGTCTGGACAGATATGGATTAATCGATCAGGTTTCTGTGGGTATTGTAGGCGGTATGGGTGATATCATCGAAGCCCTTCAAAAAGCACCAAAAGTCATCACGATTTAG
- a CDS encoding glycoside hydrolase family 130 protein: MKLNRHPNPVLLPDPQSPWECYNVFNPGVLYANGMFHMVYRAQGLDWVSRLGYAVSADGIHWNRLKNPIMEPASPEESRGLEDPRIVEIEGTYYMTYTAYGSVYKGSGQPTHAGGGILPMIARSQNLITWERIGPIVVGEDNKDHVLFPRKIGGKYVALHRRWPKVWIAYSDDLIHWPSDQMFPIYGPRPENPWDSRSVGNNGVPIETEHGWIVLNHAYDENKVYKIGVVLLDLDDPTKVIHRPKEPIFWPEELWELRGDVPNVVFSCANPVVHDTVYVFYGGGDHVIGLATCALSELVDYARFG, translated from the coding sequence ATGAAACTGAATCGTCATCCTAATCCTGTCCTGCTACCGGATCCTCAATCGCCCTGGGAATGTTACAACGTCTTCAATCCGGGAGTGTTGTATGCCAATGGAATGTTCCACATGGTGTACCGCGCGCAAGGATTGGACTGGGTAAGCCGACTGGGTTATGCTGTTTCAGCAGACGGAATTCACTGGAACCGCCTCAAGAATCCCATCATGGAACCCGCATCTCCCGAGGAATCGCGTGGGCTGGAAGACCCTCGCATTGTTGAAATTGAGGGTACCTATTACATGACATATACTGCTTACGGTAGCGTGTACAAAGGGAGCGGTCAACCCACTCATGCTGGGGGTGGAATTCTCCCCATGATTGCGCGCAGTCAGAACTTAATCACATGGGAGCGAATCGGTCCAATTGTCGTCGGCGAGGACAACAAGGACCATGTGCTCTTTCCAAGAAAAATCGGCGGGAAGTACGTAGCACTCCACCGCCGCTGGCCTAAAGTATGGATTGCTTACTCTGATGACCTGATTCACTGGCCATCCGATCAAATGTTCCCCATATATGGTCCTCGTCCTGAAAATCCATGGGACTCCCGGAGTGTGGGAAACAATGGTGTTCCCATTGAAACGGAACACGGATGGATTGTCCTCAATCATGCTTATGATGAAAATAAAGTGTACAAAATTGGTGTAGTGCTCCTGGATCTGGATGACCCAACCAAAGTCATCCATCGCCCCAAAGAGCCCATTTTCTGGCCCGAAGAGTTATGGGAACTAAGAGGAGACGTACCCAATGTTGTTTTCTCCTGCGCAAACCCGGTAGTCCATGATACCGTTTATGTGTTTTACGGAGGCGGAGATCATGTGATTGGCTTAGCCACGTGCGCGCTGAGTGAACTGGTGGACTACGCTCGTTTTGGATAA
- a CDS encoding alcohol dehydrogenase catalytic domain-containing protein, which translates to MRAMQITRITSVLDDPEPLQFTTNKPIPACQKDEVLIRVSACGVCHTEIDEIEGRTPPSHFPMTPGHQVVGQVVEVGDARNAHLLGKRVGVAWIYSSCGSCEFCLSGRENLCPEFRATGRDANGGYAEYMNVLADYVHPIPDHLDDVSAAPLLCAGAVGYRSLWLSGIANHQNLGLVGFGASGHLVLKLVRFLYPHTQVFVFSRTPAEQDFARELGATWAGGIEDAPTERLHAAIDTTPVWTPPVQTLRHLLPGGRLVMNAIRKENSDLSIWSSVQYERDLWMEKEIKSVANVTRNDVREFLKLASQIPILPEVEIYSLEEANMALKALKQRKIRGAKVLKI; encoded by the coding sequence ATGCGCGCCATGCAAATTACCCGTATCACGTCGGTTCTGGATGATCCAGAACCTCTGCAATTCACCACCAATAAACCCATTCCAGCATGTCAAAAGGACGAAGTGTTGATTCGGGTTTCGGCTTGCGGAGTTTGTCACACAGAAATCGATGAAATTGAAGGCAGAACACCCCCCAGCCATTTTCCCATGACTCCCGGTCATCAAGTCGTAGGGCAGGTTGTAGAAGTTGGAGACGCAAGAAATGCTCATCTCCTCGGAAAGCGAGTCGGAGTGGCTTGGATTTATTCTTCCTGTGGATCCTGCGAATTTTGCTTGAGCGGGAGGGAAAATCTTTGCCCGGAATTCCGCGCCACCGGAAGAGACGCAAATGGGGGCTATGCCGAATACATGAACGTACTGGCAGACTATGTTCATCCAATCCCGGATCATCTTGATGATGTCTCGGCGGCTCCCTTATTATGTGCCGGCGCCGTGGGCTATCGCTCTCTCTGGCTGAGCGGAATCGCCAATCACCAGAATCTGGGATTGGTGGGGTTTGGTGCATCCGGTCACCTTGTACTCAAACTGGTTCGATTTCTCTACCCCCATACACAAGTTTTTGTATTCAGCCGAACGCCGGCTGAGCAAGACTTTGCCCGGGAATTAGGCGCAACCTGGGCAGGTGGAATAGAAGATGCTCCTACCGAACGACTTCATGCTGCCATCGACACCACGCCTGTGTGGACACCTCCAGTTCAAACTCTCAGGCATCTTCTACCTGGCGGCAGACTGGTAATGAATGCAATCCGAAAAGAGAATTCTGACCTCTCTATCTGGTCCTCTGTTCAATACGAGCGCGATCTCTGGATGGAGAAAGAGATAAAGAGCGTTGCCAACGTCACCCGTAATGATGTACGGGAATTCCTTAAACTTGCCAGCCAAATTCCCATTCTTCCCGAAGTGGAAATCTATTCTCTGGAAGAAGCCAACATGGCATTGAAAGCACTTAAACAACGTAAAATTCGAGGAGCAAAGGTTTTGAAAATTTAA
- a CDS encoding DUF4332 domain-containing protein, translated as MTALVDIEGIGEVYAEKLKAAGISSVEKLLEAGSTPKGREDLAKQTGISKDLILKWVNRADLYRVKGIGSEYSDLLEAAGVDTVVELAQRNPEALYKKLEEVNAEKKLVRRMPTPAQVTEWVESARQLPRAVHY; from the coding sequence ATGACTGCGCTTGTAGATATCGAAGGCATTGGCGAGGTATACGCCGAGAAATTAAAAGCCGCAGGAATTTCCTCGGTAGAAAAACTCCTTGAAGCCGGCTCCACCCCAAAGGGGCGAGAGGACTTAGCCAAACAAACGGGCATCAGTAAAGACTTGATTCTCAAGTGGGTCAATCGTGCTGATCTCTATCGTGTAAAGGGCATTGGCTCAGAATATTCTGATTTGCTGGAAGCCGCTGGTGTAGATACTGTGGTTGAACTGGCTCAACGAAATCCAGAGGCTCTGTATAAGAAACTGGAAGAAGTGAATGCCGAGAAGAAACTGGTTCGCCGCATGCCTACACCAGCCCAGGTGACAGAATGGGTAGAAAGCGCCCGACAGTTACCCCGCGCAGTACACTACTAA
- a CDS encoding efflux RND transporter periplasmic adaptor subunit, with product MSQAHKSLSIIFIAVSIVLSACSGIENSGKPTPTPVPQVSNYERSIFTVERGPIVEERKLIGEIVPSKQEELFFRASGYVSRVAFKQGDLVKQGDILAELQVDDLVNQLQQARIDLEVAQANYEREKAQFAFDLEKARVEVFTLQKQVELAQMAVEQSYGLEKQRAQANLEITQQNLKLAEMRLQILEEQSTTYAEQVVKRSQLAVERLEKLLSERQIVSPFDGIVLRSIIRPGQSVDAFFTSFIVGDPKDLVVRVQYDKDLASRMNENTEVLLFLNETDSQGYPVEFLPNFLPISTKVEGASASRFTGDFMYFKVSKEIPQDQIRVGRSVTLKIVLGRKDNALLLPPAAIREYKGLKFVIVQEGDKRRRVEVSQIGLRSLDRVEVIADLEPGDQVVGP from the coding sequence ATGTCTCAAGCCCATAAATCCCTGTCAATAATCTTTATCGCAGTTTCTATAGTTCTTTCCGCTTGCTCTGGAATTGAAAATTCAGGAAAACCCACGCCAACTCCGGTACCACAAGTCTCGAATTATGAACGTTCAATCTTTACTGTTGAACGTGGTCCTATTGTGGAAGAGCGCAAATTAATTGGAGAGATTGTTCCCTCAAAGCAAGAGGAACTTTTCTTTCGAGCCTCCGGGTATGTCAGTCGGGTAGCATTCAAGCAAGGTGACCTGGTCAAGCAAGGGGATATCCTGGCAGAACTTCAGGTGGATGATTTGGTTAATCAATTACAACAAGCCCGCATCGATCTGGAGGTTGCTCAGGCAAATTACGAGAGAGAAAAAGCGCAATTTGCTTTTGATTTAGAGAAAGCCAGGGTGGAGGTGTTCACTTTGCAAAAACAGGTGGAACTGGCTCAGATGGCTGTTGAGCAGTCCTATGGCTTGGAAAAACAGCGTGCCCAGGCCAATCTGGAAATTACTCAGCAAAACCTGAAACTGGCAGAGATGCGCCTCCAAATCCTGGAAGAACAATCTACTACCTATGCTGAACAGGTGGTCAAGCGCAGTCAGCTGGCAGTAGAACGTTTGGAAAAGTTGCTTTCAGAGAGGCAAATCGTTTCCCCATTTGATGGCATTGTTCTGCGTAGCATTATTCGCCCGGGACAATCGGTAGATGCCTTTTTCACTTCGTTTATTGTGGGAGATCCGAAGGATTTGGTAGTTCGGGTGCAGTATGACAAGGATCTGGCTAGCCGTATGAACGAAAACACCGAAGTTCTTTTATTCCTCAACGAAACCGACTCTCAGGGCTACCCTGTTGAGTTTTTACCCAATTTCCTCCCCATCAGTACAAAAGTAGAAGGAGCCTCCGCTTCACGTTTCACAGGGGATTTCATGTACTTTAAGGTATCAAAAGAGATACCTCAAGACCAGATTCGCGTTGGGCGTTCGGTAACTCTCAAGATCGTTTTGGGGAGGAAAGACAATGCTCTATTGCTGCCACCTGCTGCGATTCGGGAATACAAAGGATTAAAGTTTGTGATCGTTCAGGAAGGAGATAAGCGCCGTCGGGTTGAAGTCTCCCAGATTGGATTAAGGTCCCTTGACCGGGTTGAAGTGATTGCAGACCTGGAACCCGGTGATCAGGTTGTTGGACCGTAG
- a CDS encoding CBS domain-containing protein yields the protein MATVKELLEEKGYDVWTVSPEMTLREALKLMAEKHIGAVPVLENGQVVGIFSERDFARHAVEFSECLDLEVPVRQLMTHPVYYVNLEQTVDECMAVMTAKKLRHLPVIQEGKLIGLISIGDVVKHILADKQNTIELLEHFLWVNLI from the coding sequence ATGGCTACGGTAAAAGAACTATTAGAAGAAAAAGGGTATGATGTCTGGACAGTATCTCCTGAAATGACCCTGCGAGAAGCGCTTAAATTGATGGCTGAAAAGCATATTGGAGCAGTGCCTGTATTGGAAAATGGACAGGTGGTAGGAATATTTTCGGAGCGCGATTTTGCCCGCCATGCTGTTGAGTTTAGCGAGTGTTTAGATCTGGAAGTCCCGGTTCGTCAATTAATGACCCATCCTGTGTATTATGTGAATCTCGAGCAGACAGTAGACGAATGTATGGCAGTAATGACTGCAAAAAAACTCCGCCATCTTCCGGTGATACAGGAAGGAAAATTAATTGGATTAATTTCGATTGGAGACGTTGTGAAGCATATTCTGGCAGATAAACAAAATACCATTGAATTGCTTGAACACTTTCTGTGGGTCAATTTGATCTAA
- a CDS encoding ABC transporter permease encodes MLLKLKRFFGLLARPDFKKLGIGIFRAITQLWSALPGMAVSWLGTAKNILLSFAAMLVVVLKRLRHNLGLSLSALLGIVAVLAMVVCVPIFSHGVASEVLRVQLEEIALTTRRSLFSLHMNATDKQGAGTLNVDKVEETAQWLEKNTPRVVGIPVRAVIARAQTATIGLNPFPPRSLAPSNQPWIVMSFIAQDNVPSMGKIVDGRWPSPSTKSGEPVEVAVLESTADEMFLNVGDRFRNGPLEVVITGIWVPLDSQDSLWFELPKTAFSTSFWIPGETYQNRMAEFFSRPVFNASWYVVLDEKRLNLAFADDYARGLVRLDSELRRRVPGMTIDYSPLKALEAYQERANTLTTLFYAIGSPMAVLALLFVSLTASIAVQQYEQEMVTLRGRGTSWWRVASLNLVESLILIGVAVLPSFLLGWIAANLMGRTVSFLEFTSRSEISFSVLGINLTWYFVAILVILIARFLPGISASQISIVRLKQEQGRGSQRPLWQRYYLDLFLLLPGIYAYLSQSGFARQLRFVPILDPSTNPQYRDLLLFVAPALFVIALCMISVRLLPFFVRFLSRIFENIPQVWAYLAIQQIARRPSDYSNALLLIMISLSLAIFSASTAKTLDQWTYDSIYYREGADLVIHEYAVSEGSSSFSSSSSGSSTITVSEADLSLDSYTSMEEHFKLPGVQHVTRVGKYPGTFSYGTGEQECVFMGIDRLDFPLVAFYRNDFAEVPLGELMNALGLEPMGVLVPKDLADRLGLKIGDTLLTTVNILDQRNERELMVVGIYSYFPTVFPDKRPTLVVNLDSLFELPDEVIGYDIWMNLKNGTDSNDLLRKIRQLVGGDRAVVDVRGNAIQKIQQAIEQPERLGLFGVLNVGFIFTGLMPGIGFVLYSYASLRRRFIQLGILQAIGMSLKQLMAHLVLEQGILMGGAIGVGAFVGLLSSVLFIPFLQISASSGQTVPPFQVLIGWKEAVGLSLAFAFVLAVTMAGTIWALMNLKMFQAVKMGEAL; translated from the coding sequence ATGCTCCTCAAACTTAAGCGGTTTTTTGGTCTATTAGCACGTCCCGATTTCAAGAAATTGGGCATTGGGATATTCCGTGCGATTACCCAATTGTGGAGTGCCTTACCCGGCATGGCCGTATCATGGCTGGGGACAGCAAAGAATATTCTTTTGTCCTTCGCCGCTATGCTGGTTGTGGTTCTCAAACGGTTGCGCCACAACCTCGGGCTCAGCCTTAGCGCTTTACTGGGGATCGTCGCTGTTTTGGCAATGGTGGTTTGTGTTCCGATTTTTTCGCATGGCGTGGCAAGTGAGGTTTTAAGAGTTCAGTTGGAAGAAATCGCTCTGACCACTCGAAGAAGCCTGTTCAGTTTGCACATGAACGCCACAGATAAGCAGGGGGCTGGTACTCTGAATGTCGATAAGGTAGAAGAAACAGCCCAATGGCTTGAAAAGAATACCCCCCGTGTGGTTGGAATTCCTGTACGAGCAGTGATTGCTCGTGCTCAGACCGCCACGATTGGGTTGAATCCCTTTCCTCCTCGCAGTTTGGCTCCCTCTAATCAACCATGGATTGTGATGTCTTTTATCGCGCAGGACAATGTTCCATCTATGGGGAAAATTGTCGATGGGCGCTGGCCCTCTCCCAGTACGAAGAGCGGGGAACCGGTGGAAGTGGCTGTTTTGGAGAGTACAGCAGATGAAATGTTCTTGAATGTAGGTGACCGTTTTCGTAACGGTCCGCTGGAGGTGGTCATCACAGGTATCTGGGTCCCCCTGGATTCGCAAGACTCTCTCTGGTTCGAATTGCCCAAAACAGCCTTCTCTACCTCGTTCTGGATTCCCGGAGAAACGTATCAAAATCGAATGGCTGAATTCTTCTCCCGTCCGGTCTTTAACGCTTCCTGGTATGTCGTTCTGGATGAAAAACGACTGAATCTGGCTTTTGCAGATGATTATGCTCGAGGATTGGTTCGTTTGGACTCCGAACTTCGTCGTCGAGTCCCCGGTATGACCATCGACTACTCTCCCTTAAAAGCGTTGGAAGCCTATCAGGAACGAGCGAATACCCTGACCACCTTATTTTACGCCATTGGCTCTCCAATGGCAGTGCTGGCGCTTTTGTTTGTCAGTCTGACGGCTTCCATTGCAGTTCAGCAATATGAGCAGGAAATGGTTACCTTGCGTGGGCGGGGGACATCCTGGTGGAGAGTTGCCAGCCTCAATCTTGTTGAGAGTTTGATTCTCATAGGTGTCGCGGTGCTCCCCTCTTTTTTGCTTGGATGGATTGCGGCAAATTTGATGGGGCGAACCGTTTCATTCCTGGAGTTTACCTCCCGCTCGGAGATTTCTTTCAGCGTGTTGGGTATCAATCTCACGTGGTATTTTGTTGCTATTCTGGTTATCCTGATAGCCCGTTTTCTTCCCGGGATTTCCGCAAGCCAGATCAGTATCGTAAGGCTCAAGCAGGAACAGGGGAGGGGCTCTCAAAGGCCCTTGTGGCAGCGATATTACTTGGATCTCTTTCTCTTGCTTCCGGGAATTTATGCGTATCTTTCTCAAAGCGGGTTTGCCAGACAATTACGTTTTGTCCCCATTCTGGACCCATCCACCAATCCGCAATACCGGGACCTGCTGCTTTTTGTTGCACCGGCACTCTTTGTCATTGCGTTGTGTATGATTTCTGTGCGGCTGTTGCCGTTTTTTGTACGCTTTCTTTCTCGAATATTTGAAAATATCCCTCAGGTATGGGCTTATCTGGCGATCCAGCAAATTGCTCGTCGTCCTTCTGATTACTCAAATGCTCTGTTGCTGATCATGATTTCTCTGAGCCTGGCAATTTTTTCGGCTTCAACTGCCAAGACCCTGGATCAGTGGACGTATGACTCTATTTATTATCGTGAAGGGGCAGATTTGGTTATCCATGAATATGCTGTTTCGGAAGGTAGTTCATCTTTTAGCAGCTCTTCCTCCGGTTCATCTACCATTACAGTGTCGGAAGCCGACTTGAGTCTGGATAGTTACACCTCTATGGAAGAACATTTCAAGTTACCAGGGGTTCAACATGTTACTCGTGTGGGAAAATATCCCGGTACGTTTTCCTATGGTACCGGAGAGCAGGAATGTGTGTTCATGGGAATTGACCGTTTGGATTTCCCACTGGTAGCATTTTACCGCAATGATTTTGCGGAAGTTCCTTTGGGGGAACTTATGAATGCCCTCGGTTTGGAACCCATGGGGGTGCTTGTTCCCAAAGACCTTGCAGACAGATTGGGGTTGAAAATTGGAGATACTCTCCTTACCACGGTGAACATTCTGGATCAGCGCAACGAAAGGGAGTTAATGGTGGTGGGGATTTATTCGTATTTCCCTACAGTATTCCCTGATAAACGTCCAACGCTGGTGGTAAACCTGGATTCACTTTTTGAATTACCTGATGAAGTCATCGGTTATGATATTTGGATGAACTTGAAGAATGGCACTGATTCCAATGACCTGCTCCGGAAAATTCGCCAACTGGTTGGGGGTGATCGAGCAGTCGTCGATGTGCGGGGAAATGCTATACAAAAGATTCAGCAAGCCATTGAACAGCCTGAGCGGCTGGGGTTGTTTGGGGTGCTAAATGTGGGGTTTATCTTTACCGGCTTGATGCCTGGCATTGGTTTTGTTTTGTATTCGTATGCCTCTCTCCGCAGACGATTCATCCAATTGGGAATTTTACAGGCAATTGGAATGTCATTGAAACAACTCATGGCTCATCTGGTTTTGGAGCAAGGTATTCTGATGGGGGGGGCCATTGGTGTAGGGGCTTTTGTTGGGTTGCTCAGCAGCGTGCTGTTCATTCCATTCCTGCAAATATCCGCCTCATCAGGACAAACGGTTCCACCGTTTCAGGTTCTCATTGGCTGGAAAGAAGCCGTGGGCCTTAGCCTGGCTTTTGCGTTTGTCCTGGCTGTAACCATGGCGGGAACAATTTGGGCTCTGATGAACCTGAAGATGTTCCAGGCTGTGAAGATGGGTGAAGCCTTGTAG
- a CDS encoding ClpP family protease gives MRITNGIASEFSPAVTSGISDLNALLLRNRIIYLGTAIDDKVANNIVAQLLFLSNEDREAPIQMYINSPGGQVYAGLAIYDAMQIIPNPISTLAVGVTASFGTVLLAAGTKGMRYALPNATIHMHQPLGGAQGQATEIEIQAKEILRLKARLNQILAAHTGQTVETIQRDTERDRYMDAHQAMEYGLVDHIMEVPAFKRLPGL, from the coding sequence ATGAGAATCACCAACGGAATTGCTTCTGAGTTTTCACCCGCTGTTACCAGCGGAATCTCGGACCTGAATGCCCTTTTGTTGAGAAATCGGATTATTTACCTGGGTACGGCGATTGATGACAAAGTAGCCAACAACATTGTGGCGCAGTTGCTGTTTCTCAGCAACGAGGACCGCGAAGCGCCGATTCAGATGTACATTAACTCGCCAGGGGGACAGGTGTATGCCGGGTTGGCTATTTACGATGCGATGCAGATTATCCCCAATCCAATCAGTACCTTGGCGGTGGGCGTCACGGCTTCCTTTGGAACCGTTTTACTGGCTGCAGGGACAAAAGGGATGCGCTATGCTTTGCCCAATGCTACTATCCACATGCATCAACCTCTGGGAGGTGCTCAGGGACAAGCCACAGAAATTGAAATCCAAGCCAAAGAAATCTTAAGGCTTAAGGCTCGTCTCAATCAAATTCTCGCGGCGCATACAGGACAAACTGTGGAGACGATTCAGAGGGATACAGAACGGGACCGATATATGGATGCTCATCAGGCTATGGAATATGGTCTGGTGGACCATATCATGGAAGTGCCTGCCTTCAAACGACTGCCTGGACTGTAA